The region TCGATAACCGGATGAAATTTTTAAACATAATCTTTTTATAAAAAGAAAATGGGAGAAGCACTTACAAGAAGCACTCTCCCATTTTCAATAAAAACTAACTTTTAGCGATAGTAAAATTTACTATTCACCATATACCATTACAGTAAAGGTAGCGTAGATACCAAGGATGCTGGTAGCCTGATAGTCGACGTGATGAATTTTGGCAATGCCTGCTGAACGGGCAGCTGCTTCGATGCTGGCGTCGCCGGTGGCAACAATACCCAGAATGGAAGTTGCTTTAGCGGTACCAACTTTTGT is a window of Bacteroidales bacterium DNA encoding:
- a CDS encoding TRL-like family protein, giving the protein MKKFFALILIAGFMSSCAMTSAPLMGGIYTDIKAPLAVTSNIGSTKVGTAKATSILGIVATGDASIEAAARSAGIAKIHHVDYQATSILGIYATFTVMVYGE